From Suncus etruscus isolate mSunEtr1 chromosome 6, mSunEtr1.pri.cur, whole genome shotgun sequence, one genomic window encodes:
- the FLRT3 gene encoding leucine-rich repeat transmembrane protein FLRT3: MISPAWSIFLIGTEIGLFLQMVPLSAMAKSCPSVCRCDAGFIYCNDRFLTSIPMGIPEDATTLYLQNNQINNAGIPSDLKKLVRVERIYLYRNSLDEFPTNLPKYVKELHLQENNIRTITYDSLSKIPYLEELHLDDNSVSAVSIEEGAFRDSNFLRLLFLSRNHLSTIPWGLPRTIEELRLDDNRISTISSPSLQGLTSLKRLILDGNLLTNHGLSDKVFFNLVNLTELSLVRNSLTAAPINLPGTNLRKLHLQENHINRVPPKSFSELRQLYRLDMSNNNLSSLPKGVFDDLDNITQLILRNNPWYCGCKMKWVRDWLQALPVKVNVRGLMCQAPEKVRGMAIKDLNAELFDCKDSTAISTIQTTTATPTTVYPAQGQWPTAVTKPPDRVNPQLMNNQRTTESPSRKMVIITVKSATSDTIHIAWKLVLPMTALRLSWLKLGHSSTFGSITETIVTGDRSEYLVTALEPDSPYRICMVPMETSNFYLFDESPVCIEAQTAPLHMYNPTTTLNREQEQEPYKNPTWPLAAIIGGAVALVTIALLALVCWYVHRHGSLFSRNCAYSKGRRRKDDYAEAGTKKDNSILEIRETSFQMLPISGEPISKEEFVIHTIFPPNGMSLYKNNHSESSSNRSYGDYRDSGIPDSDHSHS, translated from the coding sequence ATGATCAGCCCAGCCTGGAGCATCTTCCTCATCGGAACGGAAATTGGGCTGTTCCTTCAGATGGTTCCTCTATCAGCAATGGCTAAATCCTGTCCATCTGTGTGTCGCTGTGATGCGGGTTTCATTTACTGCAACGATCGCTTCCTGACATCCATTCCAATGGGAATACCTGAGGATGCTACAACACTCTACCTTCAGAACAACCAAATCAATAATGCTGGGATCCCCTCCGACTTGAAAAAATTGGTGAGAGTTGAGAGAATATACCTGTACCGCAACAGTTTAGATGAATTTCCTACCAACCTCCCCAAGTACGTGAAAGAACTACACTTGCAAGAAAATAACATACGGACCATCACTTACGATTCACTTTCGAAAATTCCTTATCTGGAAGAATTGCATTTAGATGACAATTCTGTCTCTGCTGTAAGCATTGAGGAGGGAGCCTTCCGGGACAGTAACTTTCTGCGGCTGCTTTTCCTGTCTCGGAATCATCTCAGCACCATCCCTTGGGGTTTGCCCAGAACAATAGAAGAGCTACGCTTGGATGATAACCGCATCTCCACAATTTCATCCCCATCTCTTCAAGGGCTCACGAGCCTAAAACGTTTAATCTTAGATGGAAACCTGCTGACCAACCACGGTTTAAGTGACAAAGTTTTCTTCAACCTCGTCAACTTAACGGAATTGTCCCTGGTAAGAAATTCCCTGACTGCTGCACCAATTAACCTTCCTGGCACAAACCTAAGGAAACTTCATCTCCAAGAGAACCACATCAACCGGGTTCCCCCCAAGTCTTTCTCTGAACTAAGGCAGCTGTACCGACTTGATATGTCCAACAATAACTTAAGCAGTTTGCCCAAGGGTGTCTTTGATGATCTGGACAATATAACTCAGCTGATTCTTCGCAATAATCCTTGGTATTGTGGGTGCAAGATGAAATGGGTACGTGACTGGTTGCAGGCACTACCTGTGAAGGTCAATGTGCGTGGGCTCATGTGTCAGGCCCCAGAAAAAGTTAGGGGAATGGCTATCAAGGACCTCAATGCAGAACTGTTTGATTGCAAGGACAGCACTGCTATAAGCACCATTCAGACAACAACCGCCACCCCCACTACAGTCTATCCTGCCCAGGGACAATGGCCAACTGCAGTGACCAAGCCACCCGACCGAGTGAATCCACAGTTGATGAACAACCAGCGAACCACAGAAAGTCCCTCCAGGAAAATGGTCATAATTACTGTCAAATCTGCTACGTCCGACACTATTCATATCGCGTGGAAACTTGTCCTGCCTATGACTGCGTTAAGGCTCAGCTGGCTCAAGTTGGGCCACAGCTCAACATTTGGATCTATAACGGAGACCATTGTCACAGGGGACCGCAGTGAGTATCTGGTCACGGCCCTGGAGCCTGACTCGCCCTATCGGATCTGCATGGTTCCCATGGAAACCAGTAACTTCTACCTGTTTGATGAAAGTCCAGTGTGCATCGAGGCCCAAACGGCGCCCCTGCACATGTATAACCCCACAACCACTCTGAATCGAGAGCAAGAGCAAGAACCTTACAAAAACCCTACTTGGCCACTGGCTGCCATCATTGGTGGGGCAGTGGCCCTGGTGACCATCGCCCTGCTGGCTCTAGTGTGCTGGTACGTCCATAGGCATGGCTCGCTTTTCTCCAGGAACTGTGCCTACAGCaaagggaggagaagaaaggatgACTATGCAGAGGCAGGAACTAAGAAGGACAACTCCATCTTGGAGATCAGGGAGACATCTTTCCAGATGTTACCCATCAGCGGTGAGCCCATCTCCAAGGAGGAGTTCGTAATACACACCATATTCCCTCCTAATGGGATGAGTCTGTATAAAAACAATCACAGCGAGAGCAGTAGTAACCGGAGCTACGGAGACTACAGGGACAGTGGGATTCCAGACTCTGACCACTCACACTCATGA